The window AGCttatcaatttttatttttttttaaaaagttggtGTGGCGTTTATGAGATAAGGTCTTGATGTCAGTTTTTTTGCTATTGTTCTGCAATCAGGCTTAAAACTCCTGTTCAGAATTCCTTGAGAGATGCCAAGCTCTCCTTCAGCGATATTGATGAGGTGATCCTTGTTGGTGGTTCTACACGTATTCCAGCTGTTCAGGAACTTGTTAAGAAATTGACTGGAAAGGACCCCAATGTTACAGTAAATCCTGATGAAGTTGTTGCTCTCGGTGCTGCAGTGCAGGTGAGATTGTTGTTCCTCGTGcatcttgtgttcttgatttGTATTTTGGTGCACCtctcattttctcatttttgtaggCTGGAGTATTGGCCGGAGATGTCAGTGATATTGTTCTTTTAGATGTCACACCGTTGTCCATTGGTTTGGAAACACTTGGTGGTGTGATGACAAAGATCATTCCAAGAAATACAACATTACCTACCTCAAAATCAGAAGTATTCTCTACTGCTGCTGATGGTCAGACAAGTGTAGAAATTAATGTCCTTCAAGGGGAGCGAGAATTTGTTAGGGATAACAAGTCTTTGGGCAGCTTCCGGCTTGATGGTATTCCTCCCGCCCCAAGAGGGGTTCCACaaattgaagtgaaatttgaTATTGATGCCAATGGCATTCTCTCCGTCACTGCTATTGACAAGGGTACTGGGAAGAAGCAAGACATCACCATTACTGGTGCCAGCACATTGCCCGGTGATGAGGTATGTTTTTGACTTCCAATTGTACTAGCACCAAAGTCTCTTTAGCAATTCTAGTTGGATTATTGGGCAAAGAGCTGTATAGTGCTTATCAGCTGCTGAAATTtgctttctctttcctttttgtatttttatttttttttaaaaatacttttggtTGTCCATGAGTGGTATGTTGCATGTCATTTCATGTAAATTCCCCTTACTGCTCATAAGTGATGGAATATCTGGTTGTGTGGGAACAGGTTGAGAGAATGGTTAAAGAAGCTGAAAGATTCGCCCAGGAAGACAAGGAGAAGAGAGATGCTATAGACACAAAGAACCAGGCTGATTCTGTTGTCTACCAGACAGAGAAGCAGCTGAAGGAACTTGGAGACAAAGTACCAGGGCCGGTGAAAGAGAAAGTTGAGGCTAAACTTGGAGAGCTTAAAGAAGCGATCTCAGGGGGCTCAACTCAAACCATGAAGGATGCGATGGCTGCCCTTAACCAAGAAGTAATGCAACTTGGTCAGTCACTCTACAACCAGCCCGGTGCTGGAGCTGCACCAGGTGCTGGTCCTGCACCTGGCGATTCCGCTGGTCCTTCAGAATCATCATCAGGGAAAGGACCTGATGGAGACGTAATTGATGCTGATTTCACCGACAGCAAGTGAGCATAGAAGAGAAATTTTGAGGCTATATTTAATTTTCAGCTTATTATACTCTTACTTAGGTTGTGTATAAGGTTTTTACTTTTGCACAATTACGATTTTGGGGGACAATTTCTGGTGGTTGGGGTCTGCGAAAAAGATGATTCATACAGGAAATAGAGGTTAGAAATGTTGAGTTAGGTGGCTACTCTTGCTTGCAAGATGAAACAGTGTCAACCCCATGAATATTTTTAGAGATGTCACCAGTCGTACCAAAAAGTTAGAGATACTGCTTTTCTGGTTCTCACCCCTACCATCCCCAAACTTGATATTTAGGGGTACTTGTGGATCGATTCCTAAAGCTCCTTGTGCTTTTGATTACTTGTTCTCTCAGTCTCAGACTTGCTGTTGTTGgagttattgaatttgaatttaattcTTACTAGTTAGTACCAACAATAAATTAGTGTAGATTTCTTTTTCCAAGCTCGTCTCACAGTTCTTGTTCGTATCTGGAATCGAGTATTCATTTATGGACAAAAGCTTACAGAATTtgtatatttaaatacaatatggcAGCTTTAATATTCTACCGCTGCACTGAGAAAAGTCTAAAATACGTTAGCTCAAGCTTAATGTAAGTGCGAAATAAATGTCCCCGAGGGACCTATCACAATTTCAATGTTCATTATACAACGTCCAAGGTAAACACAAAAGATGGATGTACATCACTTTTTGGTTATAGAGTTATTTTTGACTATACAAAAACGTATGTCAAATAAATAAGAGAAGCTCTTTCAAAACATATGTGCATGAGAAGGTAAAGTTGTTGTCTCCATTGACTCACACTACAGAAGTTAAATACAGAAACAACTGCGATTTGTAGAGCGGATAAGAGTCTCAACTCTCAAGTATCCCCCGAGGCAGCCATATTGGAGAAGCGAGGACTCAGTGGTATGGGACTCGGAGAAAGACTACTGGTTCTTCTTTCCACAGAATAGCCACCTGGAGAAGGACAACCATTTCCTATCTCCATAGAGTAACTGCCCGGCGATATACTTCCATTTCTCCTTTCCCCACAATGGCCATAGTCATCGTAGTGCATACATTTCGTACAACAGCCACTCCCACGGCTGTGTCTAGCGGGTGATTGATAGTAATGTTGATTATGATCCACTTGATACCTTAAGCCCTCAGCTCGGCCAACAGACCTAACAGAAACAAGCCTTTCTGGCCCTTTGAGTGGATCACCAGGACCAGGTGGAGGTTTGCTTAACTGGTACCCGTTGTAATTTGGTTGTCTATAGTTGTAATAGTGAAGGTGCTGCTGCTGCAGTGATTGAGGGGTATGATGGAAACCGTGTTGCTGCGGGCTAGTGACATTGTAAAAGCTAGGTGAGCTCTGAACTTTGTGCAATTGACTTCTATTCTGAAAAATACTTTGTAACAAAGACTCTTGGATTACACCATCAGTAGTGCAACTCTCAGGAGATCTTGGTGAAGAACAAGCAGAGGAGATGTTAAAAGAAGCATGACTTATGCTTAGAGGTGGTACCCGAATCCCTGCTTCCCTGGCACGGATTATACCATTAATGGCATCAATATATCGTTGTTCTAGAGGTTCTGGTGGCGTTGTATGGTGGTCTACCACGACGGGTTTTGCTGGGAAGAGGAAGGCACGAAGCCTCGGGATTCCTGCACTCTCACAACGATCATATTCATCTAACATGTGGCGTAGATCCTCGTCTGTTTTTACTGAGATCAAGGCATCAAGATCCTCATGTACTAACTGATATTTGAGAACCATATCACCCTCAATTTGGGGAGTAAGCTTCTTCATAAGTTCTGTAATGTGAAGGACAAATAACGTTATTCCCTTAGAGAACTCTTATTCAACTCAAGAATTTTAGGAAAAGAGACTTTAAATATGCAATTATATTTCCTTGAAGTTAAGAATCAATGAGGCTGAAGCCTGTTTTGGGTCTTGTCAATGATTAATGGCTGTTTGAGTTAAGGTACATGCCAAATCTATCTGACCTTACTATGTCATTCTCTAGAACTATCAAAGGCAAAATAATGAATAAAGATGAACAAAAGAATTACAGTATTCATCATTTTTCTCTTTCCTCTTAATTTGGATCCATGCCAACTTGCCAATGAACTTGATATGAATTGAAAAACTTGAAATTGTTCATCATTAAAAGTCCAATTAAATACATGATACAAATCAATTCATGACTCAATTCCCTCAAATATTGCACATTTTCATGAATAGTGAATTTTTCAAGATAACAACTACGTCTCAATACCAAACACCATTGACCATATCGAATATTTACCTGAAAGTTTAATGTCCCGAGGAACGGAGATAACACGTGTCTCACCACCAACATACTTGAGGTGGCCATCAGCTGGCTGAGGAAGAATTTTTCCTCCATGGCTACATAGAAATTTAATCCTACTCTTAGGGGAGCTTGGTGTTGACCCAAGTGGTGAACCACATAAAACAGGTTCCTCCACCATTACACCTTCCATTGGCattttcaaaccaaatgacaaAACCCCAACaaggaaaaatgaaataaaaaaaggtaaaaattgtATATACACAAAGAAACAAAAGGAGAGAATTGGAATTAGAATAAGAATATTATGTTTCAATAATTGAGATGACAAAGAGAAGAACATGAATGGATTTGTGTATTTATATACGTAGAATTAGTTTCATCTATTTTTGTCACAGGCCATAGATTTGATTGTCTGGTTCTAACCCAATGTGAAATAACATAACAATTAATGAAGGGACTTTCTGGTATATAGGATAAACAAAGGTATCCCTTAATTTGATTACTTTAATGGTATTTCGGATTATTCTGAGGATTATTTCGTTTTGATTTGGATTTACAGTGGATATGAAGGGATAAAATGGATTTAAAATTTTCCCTTCTATTTAGGAAATTTAAGGATGATAATATGATTCAGTTGCCTACATTCATTGAGTTCCTCTATGGAACGTATGATATTTATAGAGTCGTAGTATTGTATGACACCTATTTTGGAATAACAGTTAAATggataagatattttattttacacaTTGGATAAAATTGAAACGATAAAGCACAAAATGGTCAAGGATTTATGACAATGTGTACTTATCCTTTTAACgggaaaaatgacattgtatagatactctcaaaataataacgaaaaaatatatatttttgtatatatatattcggtatattatatacaaaaattatacactTTTTTAActaccgaatataaataatttctagcGCGGGCTAAAAATGATAATACCCCTTTTAACAAATTGTTACAAGTGAAGAAGTTGAAAATAGGGTGATATAAGATAATTATCTTGTAGGAGTTAGAGGTAATTAGACGCGTTCCTATTTCCGATTAGTGAGGTATGTCAATCATTTCAACACAATTAGGATGCCGATAAGTATTTCTTTATCAATTTAATACGTATTCATTACTTAATCATTTTTGTCTTTCTATGTGGGAAAAAAGCCTATTTTTATTTCTAAAGTTGTCTTGAATTTTTTTGTACACAGCTAAATTTTACGAATAATATCTTACCCTTACTCTTCTATTATTGTTCGGAGTAAAATTATACTAATAAATTAGTCCCTGTTGGTCGTCTTGGACGAATAGTGACTATTTGAATTCCAAAAGTAACTCATACGATTCTTAAGTCCAATATTCTATTTATGATGGTGGTGTTAAAATTGATTTCTCGAGATAATATTGAAATGTGGATCTTCAAGTCTAGCCATTGTACAATTTCTGAATAGATACCAGAGTTTCCATCTCAACTTTTTGTTACTATAGGAAACCAGCCCAGCTAACTCGATTTCCTAAAGAAAAGCAAGCGGGCTCTTCCAAAGGAAATTcagaaatagccagatttataaccgataattgaaaaataacaatagttttaaaaataactaaattttaattactttttcatgtaaagataaaatctgaataAAATCACTCTTGAAAATCCAAAACAACTTCAACATAATATTTTACATGTGAGATTGCAACATAATATGCTGCAACTTTATACGCAGGAGTTCCataatccaacatattatgttaGAACTTTTCGTGCTTCAGCAAAACAATAActatttttaatgactttgctaacgctgactattttttaattacctgtccgaaaactggctagcccgtgcaaTTTTCACGCAATATTGAGTACTTGCCTCTAAACTCTCTctatttttaaaagtatataagtCTTGGTTCAGATCCCTTCAAACTTCCATTAGCTTTCGATCTAGTTGCTTTCTAAGTCTTGGGGTACAATCAGGTGCGGAACTAGAGTGTCCGGAGGAGTGCGTTCGGCCGAACTTAGTAGCTTTGGCTTGaattatgtataaattattaatttaaaatccaCTAACTTGAAACGATTAGAATCCCGAATACATAAGCTTAAAATCCTGACTCCCCTCTGGATACAGTATGGGGTAACTCTATTTCATTCAGACTTATATAGATGGGAAGAAATTACCGACTAAGTAGTATTTTTTGTTTTCACTAGAACTTGAACATGATATTTTCAACTTTATTGATCATGTTTGAGCCCAATTTTATGTGGGCCTTTCAAAAAATTGTCTATATTAGTAGATCGTTACAAGAAAGTATTTTTAATAACCCTAATTTTACTATTTCTTCAAAATTGACAAGAGTGTAGAGGTAGCTTTTGAAAACGCCATGACTGTGAAGATCAATGAGTACGAACTGACCTGCCAATGTCAATACAAGCTCTACGATGTCATTCTGGATGATGAAATCGTAATCGAAACGACTGTCACTCATGATCCCGCTATTGTATCCTCATGGATCGACAAAACCGAAATCTTAAATGAATCCCGCCTCCACCGCTTGATTGTCGGCCTCGACATCGAGTGGCGTCCCAACTTCACCGCCGGACAAAACAACCCCGCCGCCACCATCCAACTTTGCGTCGGAAAATCCTGTCTCATTTACCAAATTATCCACTCCGCCAATATTCCCCGTCGACTCCGCCAGTTCCTCCAGAAAGAAACTTACGAATTTGTTGGTGTT of the Nicotiana tabacum cultivar K326 chromosome 7, ASM71507v2, whole genome shotgun sequence genome contains:
- the LOC107797463 gene encoding 3'-5' exonuclease-like — protein: MTVKINEYELTCQCQYKLYDVILDDEIVIETTVTHDPAIVSSWIDKTEILNESRLHRLIVGLDIEWRPNFTAGQNNPAATIQLCVGKSCLIYQIIHSANIPRRLRQFLQKETYEFVGVGIESDVKKLNHDYGLLVSKKVDLRKWAAAELKKKELLTAGLKDLVKKIVGKEIVKPKSVTMSAWDQRRLSPKQICYACLDAYLSFEIGRILSAWYD
- the LOC107797467 gene encoding uncharacterized protein LOC107797467, which encodes MFFSLSSQLLKHNILILIPILSFCFFVYIQFLPFFISFFLVGVLSFGLKMPMEGVMVEEPVLCGSPLGSTPSSPKSRIKFLCSHGGKILPQPADGHLKYVGGETRVISVPRDIKLSELMKKLTPQIEGDMVLKYQLVHEDLDALISVKTDEDLRHMLDEYDRCESAGIPRLRAFLFPAKPVVVDHHTTPPEPLEQRYIDAINGIIRAREAGIRVPPLSISHASFNISSACSSPRSPESCTTDGVIQESLLQSIFQNRSQLHKVQSSPSFYNVTSPQQHGFHHTPQSLQQQHLHYYNYRQPNYNGYQLSKPPPGPGDPLKGPERLVSVRSVGRAEGLRYQVDHNQHYYQSPARHSRGSGCCTKCMHYDDYGHCGERRNGSISPGSYSMEIGNGCPSPGGYSVERRTSSLSPSPIPLSPRFSNMAASGDT